The following is a genomic window from Chanos chanos chromosome 1, fChaCha1.1, whole genome shotgun sequence.
TGTACTTACTAGGTTACACATCCGTGCAGGGGTTGTAATTCCCTCACTCTGATCTACAACAAAGCAACACTTTTTGCTGTTAAAGAAAAACCCTAGGATGGGTCAAAAGTGttgaaatgcattttaaaagaaaaaaaatggtgataAATTGGACATtgttccaccccccccccccaaaccccacccccttTGCCAAAAACATCCACAGTTTGAAGCACTCTCCTGACAGGATGCCGGATCAGATAAAGGAGCTTGGATCAACTTTGATCATGTAATCAAGCATCAGGGCGTGTATCTAATGCGTGTTTCCGGAGGTAGTTTTAGTGCTGGTAATAAAGCAATCAACGGTGGCACACTTGAAGATAACATTTCGAATGAAATTAAGAGCGCTCGTTAGCAAACAGATTACAGCTTAGAACAAAACCAAATGCAGAGTCGATATGACACATGACCCTAAGCCAAAAGGTTGTGCACTTAACACCAATAGCCTGTCTCTTCTATTCCGCTACACCAGGTGCTCTGAACAAGTTCATGGTTCACAAATCACTTTTAGATggttttaccaaaaaaaaaaaaaaagaaaaaaaaaaaatcaccccaTTTCTTGCCATCATCTTACCCTTTGcttcaagatgaaaaaaaaaaaaaagaaaattaaaaagtaaacGGGTACTCAGTAATGGATTTTGTTTACCGGCAAGGTGGATGTGGCATCTTGTAAACGGGAAGCCCCTGGAGTTAACAGAACATAGCATTCAACAGTACAGATGCCTAAAATATGTGCAACAGACATTAAGGGCAAGAAACCCATATGCTGAACAGTGATGAACATCTAAACCAGTATCTAAACCAGTTCTCTTTGATACCGGCTTAATTGGAAGGCAGATCACTGCAGGGATCCTCAGGCAAGCAAAGAAGGCTTGACTTCTACGCACAAGTGTGGAGTTTCCTAGAAATctaatttaacacacacacaaccgtcCACACCTCCCCCCAAACAACTCCAGCCTCTGTGAGCCATAGTACAACCATAAAGGCACTCAAACCTGGGAGCCAACATTCAGTCTTGGGCTAGTCTGATTGGTTCATGTTTATAATTACGAAGAATATTCTCAAAGAACATGAACAACAAAGTGTTTCAACATTTATGATTAATACTTTGAtgataataatactaatactaataaggaAAATGTGCTGTGGAGTATTTAACTGTTGAGTAGACTGCCAAACCAGTAACGCTCAACCACAGCTTACATCTGCAACATGTCCACACTAGTTCCCTTTTACAAGGTGAAGAACAAAGCCTCTGGTCTAGTTCTAAAATACCACAGTATGCAAAATGCCTTTCTTTCATCCAAGCGGTTATagaggcacacacagagacagcgtGCATTCACTCTTAAGAAACATGTGCACATTTGCTGTCTTGATAAAACACAAATAGGTTTGGCAgcacattttgttgttgttgttttgttttttgtttttttaaaagagacaaGTGCCCACCACACAACCgccaacagaaacacagctaaCAAAATCGAAATTCTGAACTCACCTTAACAGTATCGAAAGGGTGTCCAACCAAAACACCAGCAGCGCCTGCAACAAAAAGATTAGAACATTTGAAATTCAAACTTGCTTACTGTAATAAGACACCgtattgaactttttttttttcccccctttctggTTTATACAATCTCTTACTATGTACTAGGAAATCTGTCATCAAGACCATGAAACAGAACAGGTGTACTTTGATGTACTAGTCAAGGCCTTTACAATATGTCTTTGCTCTTAAAGAGGGATGCCCGCTTACgtaccaaaacacaaaatagGAGTACCATAGTTTCAGCAAATGTTTGGTTCTGTCCAGGTTAACAGATGCTTATTACatcattgtgtgtttgaatacTGAGCATAATGTATGCATGCAAACAGATTGATCGTGTCAGCCTGCCGTGACCTGATGAAACTACTCTACGCAATTCTTGAGTCCTTGACCCATGCAAACGAAAACGCGCAGTGCTTCAACATCTGCGTCATTAGAGAATGTGGCAAGAGCTGCTCTCATGGAATCTAGGTGGGAGAGGGGGCAGGCAAATGAGCTTTCTTTCGATTGGCTGACTAAGCACAAATTTGACTTGTTAAAAATTCCACGTATTCCTTTGCCAAAAAAGACAGATCTAACAGAATCGGCATCTGCACAACAAATGGAACCGCTGGGTTTGACAGAATAGTCGCCCGAACTGCTACAATTCTGTTAATCCATCAGCTTCTATATCTGGTCTCGAATTCTCTGTAACACGGTCTCTGTAAAAGATTGGGTAAAAATGTCACTCTGGACTGCAAGCCTTCGGgagaaagataaaacaaaaacaaacaaacaaacaaaaaacttgagCAACAACTGATATTTATTTCGGAGCGGACGCATACTGCTGTTGAGGCATACGTAATTTACTtgcacagaaaaacagtaaGAAGTTTGTTTCAAGTCCACACTCCTTCATATTACTTAATTTGCATGACAATTATTCTATGGCGGGAGCTTCAGTTTTACAGAATACAGTTAAGATTACagtcagtttttgttttaaagtaaaATAGTCTAAAATCCAGAgtattttctctttcagagcAGAAAGCGTCTCTTCAGTGAAAAGAATGCGGCATATTTATCATCAATCCttgcttgtaaaaaaaaagagagagagagagagagagaggccacgTACCACCGCCGGATGACAAAACTTTGATTGGGAGCCAAAAATATTTTTCGTAGGTAGTAATCTGACGAACATTCTGACATGACCAAATTCAGCACGTTTGCACATACAGCTCATAATACAATACTTTACAGACCTGAGACAGTTTCTGTACAACTATGAACAGAATTCTTCTATAATTCACCACTTTTCAGTGAGTCATTCTTATGTGCAGTTTCCACTTTAGCCAAATATTGAGacttattaaaacaaaacaaaaacaaacaacaaaaactttttGGGACAGGTTAGCTTGGGCATGCCAGTCAAGCGTGGTGTGGCAACGCTGCAACTTGGTTGCGTTATGACTCATTTTTTACACTGTCTAATCTACTTTTTATATGAGACAACGGCGCTTGCGTTATTCCATTAAACTTACCTCCAATGCATCCTGCGACAAAGTCAAGGGCCATTCCTTCATTCACCTTAGTATTTCAAAACGCCGATATCGATTCGACACGGTACTTGGCAGTAGTTCGTCTTCAGTAAAAAGTTAGTTTACAGATGTGTAACTCAAATATGCGAGATATGTTGTTGACTAGCTAGCTAACTGATTAGCTAGTCTTACTGTACTATTTTCGTCAGCTCTCTCGGATAAATAATTGTGGGAATGATGGCTAACTTAGTATTCTTGCAGTTGTTTCTTGTAGATCAATTATGCTTTGATTTAACGAACCTGATAACACTAAAAACGCACGAACGTTAAATCAAACCTCCACACTTCCTCTAGTTGGGGCTATTTTAGTGGTTTCTGAATGAAGTTCAACAGAAGGGGTAGCTACTGCCCATATTTAAGGAAGCGATTTAACCAATGGGAGTCGTCTTATGAAGACAACACCCCTACTTGGCCTTCTGGCGACAGTACCTGCTATGCACATGAGAAAAGGTTGCATGGCTTGAGCGATCAGTATTCAGTGCATTCAAACAAAGGATTTATGCAAAGACACCATCTCGTGTATTACAGATGTGAATAAAATTGTGAGCTGTCATTTTTCCAAAACGGCGTCACGCGCTAAAACAATACTTCAAAGAATGACTTCACGACGCGATAGTTAAGTGACCGCAGCGACTTCACAGTTATTTGGAAAATGTAGAGATCTTCCAGTTTCTGGGCTGCGAATAGACCGGCAAAGGGCGATAACACAGCATAGAAGTTCCGTACAAACAATAAAATAgcttaaacaaacattttgaatttctaaaaagaaactgaaaatttctttctaaaatgaaaatgacatatttccctaattttttttaagttagttACTCTCACAGCTGAATGAAACCGTAACCTAATCCCTAATATTTCACCGTTAGCTTGTCATTGGCCATTTGACGCTGTTTTTACACGAGTCATAAATAATAGCACACACAGTTACGTTGGGTAGAGCTAGAGCACAGAGTCGGCGATTGCAGGAATACCGGCAGTTTGTGGTGGCATGTGTACAGTTAGCCACCGAATGTGCTGATATGTTTTGGAGTTTACATCGGTACAATAACAAAAAGGGACAAGACTTACATGATTTCGAATAACTAACCCCAAATACTCCAAATTCAAGAGGGTAATGTACAGCTAGCCTAAAGAGCAAGCTGTCATATTATAACGTCAACTGTCAGCTTAGGCTAGCTTCTCGATAGCCAGCTATTTGGCCGTATGTTCGACAGGCGGAAGGATGCATCTAGCAGATTTCATAGCAGGTTCTGTTGGaggtaatatttttttaaacgttttttGACTTATCTGCGACCCAAAATGTTATGGTTAGTTAAACACCATTGCACAATGCTAGATGAGTGAATTTCCTCGCAGTATCCATGTACGTTTTAAAATGGAACGTAAACCAATGTTTTGACGGACGGTCCTTAATCGCATACCACTGATGCTACATACATAAATCTGATGACCGACTGATGACCTTCTGATTTTAGTGAAGACCCGTGACCTTCGAGAATATTACACTCCAGTTTTGACACCGTCAAAAATCAGTTCGATACCCTTACGATTGTTGTTGTCACAAGTGTGCAAATACGTGGTCGTGAAACTTTTGCTCAATTTGTCGAACATTGACCGCTGTCCTTCACACAGGCGCATTTGGGGTAGCAGTGGGTTATCCTTTGGACACGGTCAAGGTAAAAGTATCATTTCGTGTCAGTAAGCCCTGTTACCATAATACAGAATAAGGTTAAGAAgccactgagaaaaacaaataaacaaatctgcTCACAGGTGAGAATACAGACGCAGACAAAGTTCTCTGGTGTTTTGCAATGCGTCCGCGCTACCTGCAGAACCGAGGGAGTGAGTATCAAAATAATCACGAGCAGTTCAAGTTATTTGTAGATCCACCCATACCAACTAATTCACAGATAGATAAGATAGGTAACAGACTGATCATTTTGTCTCATAGGTAAGTGGGTTCTACAAGGGCATGGCCATGCCACTGACCACCGTGTCCATCGGTTCATCTGTTCTGTTTGGCACCTACCGGAACATTCTTCACTCCCTGCGTCAGCTGCGGCACAAGGCCCCGGACAGCCCGTCAGCTAAACTGGATATTTTCCTCGCTGGTCTGGCTGGAGGAGTAGCTCAGGTGCTTGGCTTGGGACCCGTTTGCTGCCATTGGAGCTTAGTTTGGACGCTTTGACAAGCCCTTTCAAATCCGTTATGGGAATGCATTGTTGTGCTTGACATACATTctgtagaaaagaaaaaaaagaatattatgTAATGCTTAAGATGAATCCCTAAAATTGTGTGGTTTCCTTATACTGATATTTCTATCCAAACAATGTTGTCCTTCGATAAGAGAGAGGGCAaactgaaatactttttttccaCTAAGGTATCAGTGATGTCGCCGGCAGACATTGTGAAAGTGCGTCTCCAGTGTCAGATGGAGTCTTATCAGGGGTCAGATCCACGCGCCACGTTCAAATACCGTGGGGCTGTGCACTGCCTGTTCACCATCGCTCGTGAGGAGGGCATTCTGGGTCTTTACAAGGGAGCCGGCGCGCTCGCGCTACGAGACGGCCCTTCCTTCGCCACCTACTTTCTCGTTTACAACAccgtctgtgattggctgtctcCAGGCAAACAGGGACAAGCAGGTAATATCGTTCAATTCACATCTATTGATGTAGCAggcgcttttatccaaagcgattTCCAAGAGAAATAAGAATACAGATCAAGCATGTGTCCATCGAGGAGCCGTCTGTGACAAAGTCCTGACCCAGATGTCAGTAGTGaattcaaggttttttttttccacacgaATAAAGAATGTACATGGGTATTCAAACCATAAAAGATCTATAGGATCTGTTTGTGGCTTTAACTGAAGCGAGAATAAATTGCACTGTGCAGGGAGCATGCTGTGGATTCTCCAAATGAGTTACTGATCTCTCTGGTAAAATGTTTACGAATGTGGTACCATATCGTGGCTGTATAGGAACCTTATAGGAAGGTCCACAAGTTGCACCGATTAATCCTCCCAAAGAACCTTCACAAAAGGTGGGACACCAACCAGAAAATACAGATTTGGAACACCAGGCTCCCTAGAAAGACATCTGGTTTTAAACAGACTTGGTGTGGTTGCTGTAGTGAACGGTGTCTGCGTACAGTAAAGAGGCATAAACTCTCGAACCCGAGATGTGGAGATGACTGACGGAGCAGCGTTGCGTTCTGTTTCAGAGTGGAAGGTGGTGCTTTTCGCCGGCGGGCTGTCGGGGATGTGCGGCTGGTGTGTGGGGACCCCGATGGACGTGATCAAAGCGCGTCTGCAGCTGGACGGGGTGGGGCGGAGGAGGTACAGGGGGTTCGTCCACTGCGTCGCCGAGAGCGTGCGGACGGAGGGGCCCGCCGTGCTCTTCAAAGGGCTGGGACTCAACTGCGTACGCGCCTTCCCGGTCAACATGTCCGTGTTCGCCACGTACGAACTGGTCATCCGCTGCCTGCAGACGGCGTCCTAGATCGTTACGCGGGCCCTGGGAAGACGTGAgccggtgtgtttgtgtacggtTTGTCTTTCGCTTGTCGGTTTGAAATCACACGTTTGCAGTGAACTACCTCGAGAGTGTTCTTTGGATGTCTTGTGAGAGCTGCTTTTAGTTATACGAATATCGTTTTGACATCCGTTTCTTTTATtatccagggtttttttttgtttgtttgtttgtttttttttccttttgttgtttttttttttatcatttatactGTATTCACACATGATGATCATCACTGAGTTTTGATTGCTGCTGTTTTTATGGTCATTTATCAGAACTAACCTCATTTATTCTTTACAAGTCTCTTAAAACTCGACTCCTAATGATCTTTGGATGAGATTGTGTCACGGGAAGGGAGGATCAGCTGTACTGTATCATTGTATCACTCAGGACAGGGGCACGAGGCCTTAGACAGACCACGAACCAAACTGgatttttttccagtttgacTCTAGAGTAGCTCAGGTGCTGGCCCTGTGGGAAACATGGTTTCATATCTACAAGAACTttcacacatcaaaaaaaaaaggcattattacagtgttattattttgttgtctttttttttttttttttattcctcatAGCATTTGTAGCCTGTGGAGCGTGGGTAAACTTTGACAAACTTTGGATGAGATTCTGCGTAAGCAGGAGAGAATGAACTGTGCTTTATCATTCTGCATTCTGTATCAAACGCCGTCTGTTTAATCGGGTTCAGTTACGTACAGGAGGGGTGACCTCCACGCTTTTCATATCGGTGGTTCCTTTCGCCATGAGAGGGGCATGAATCTAAGGTCGAGTAATCCAAAAGACAGAGGGTGGCTGTCACCATGGCTACCAAAGGgatcaaaaagaaagaatgctGTCGTTCCATTCCGTTAACGGATCCTTGGTGAATACAGGAATTCCGATTCCAATTCTCTCTCAGAACTGAAATGGGAATTCATAATTACCGGTGTCTTAGGGTTATTATGAATCTTTTTGAATCAGAGACAGAACCTGCAGGGATGTTTTTCTGAGGAACACTTTGCTGATCGGTGATTATTCATTAAGGATTAGCCTATTTGTAATGAAGGATTAGCCTGTTTGTAATCTTCCACCATTAGGAGAAATTTGAATGGGTTTTATACAACATTGAGTATCACAGCGTATGTGTTTAGATTTAATGTGATGTTCAAATGAGCTCCAAccagcaaaagaagaaaagatttcataataatttcatgagtgtatttaaacacataaaatgcaCAGCGTATTACATTGTGATGAAACTGAAACAGTGTCAATGTTATAAAATGAACCAATTAAACATCATCATACATGTCTCTGCTTATCCTcgtgtttttcactgtgtccaCACTACAGTAGTACAGACAGATAACtgacaggggttttttttaatctcatatCATTTTCCCTATGGCTCTGTTCAGTATGGAACACAGATTATGATCCAGTTGCACATAATTTTTTACATCTGGTTTATTTGACACAGGTCTCTGTAAGACAGGCAAGCGTTAGACATGATGAAGTTAGTTTCCCGATACATTAAGGTAATAGAAGATGATATATAGTATAACCGAATAATGGATGGTGTCTGGAGAACTGTCCATGTCACAGTCCCAAGTCAGACTCAGAATTAACCAGCGCCGCTTAAAGagaaagcgaaaaaaaaaaaaagcccatgccctttctctccccatccctctcaCTCTTAAGAACCGAAGTCTAGCTTGCGCGGGGTCATGAACTGGCGAACCAGCTCGTCCGTGACCTGCTTGCGTCTCTCCTGGTGCGCGGCGATCATGGGCTGTAAGGTCTCGATCAGGATGTTCTTCAGGTCGCCCGTCAGAAGCGCTCCGCTCTTGTAGTCCTTGAGACAGATCACAATACGTGCAGTTCTTAAGTGTTAAAGAAAACATCGCAgattgtttcttgtttttcgttttttttttttttctgcacgtGGAAACAAACTGTGATAGTGAAAGACTTGGTTATCATCAGATCAGGAGAcccaaaaacagacaaaaaagagtGAACATGTTTTTTGATTCATACTAATAGTGGGCGTTTTAATAGCTGTAAAATGCACCCAATCAAACCTGACGGACTACTTCTCAGTGACACTGGcttgtgtgaatgagtgtgaccTTGTCTGACCTGTCTGTAATTCTGAATATCTGATTTTCATCGTTATGCGACTGTGGTGTCTTTACGATGATTTTCGGCAGCTGTTCAAAAATTTTGATCTTTAATCCATTTCATCTCAAGGTCTCTCTTATTTTCTTagcgctctctttctctttctctttctctcgctctctttatctttctctcacatttctcagtctcttgttgttttgtctcgACCTGCCTAGCTCGTGTCGACGGTGGCTAGAACGCCCCCTCACCTTTCGTATTTTCTCCAGCTGCTCGTCGTCCTCCAGGAAAAAGGTCAGGTACATGAAGGACACGTCCACTTCAGGGTTCCCTCCGTACTGTCTGTGCTCCTCGACGGTATCCCGTCCTCCTGAGAAGGCATGCTTATTgacctgaaaaaagaaaagaaaaaaaaaaaaaaaaaccttttcggTCACATTCGAACGAGTAGTTGCTCAAACTGAAAATGACTAAAAACATTTCAAGCACCAAAACGCTCCCTTTAGTAGAGTTTTATTACGGATTTGTCCTGTTAAGAGAGAGGGGTTTTGTCAGTTCATCGGTGGGGTGTTACCTTGCTTTTTATCTgtttgggtgtgtctgtgaggaagATGGAAGAATTGGGGTCACTGGCGCTCATTTTGGTCTGAGCCCCCTGTAAGGCCGGGAAGAAGGTGGAGTGCAGGAGGGCGGGTTTGGGATAGCCGATTCGAGGGGCGACGTCTCGCGTCATGCGGAAGTAGGGATCCTTTAAGAGGGAATATCAAGAAGGAATACCGAGGAgcatgagaggagagaaattcCAAGAACAAGATGAAACCATCCAAAACAAACGACTACTTGTATAAAAttgtttccctttttgtttcGTGACGTGCAAACCCCGTGACGCAAGCATGGTCCTTGAGTCGAACGAAAACAACAAACCTCTGAAACCAGACTGGCACCACAAGGCAGATACAAAGTCTCTGCTATGAAAACAATCAACTGagccccacagacacacacactcgcgcacacactcgcacacacacacacacacacacacacacactatgttgTCCTCACTAACCTGGTCGATGGCACAAGGAATAAGACACGGCACGTCCGCCCTGCCGTTGAAGATCTGGGGGAAGGAGTTGCTGAAGGATGGAGCAGCCTGGATTGCAGGGAAACTGATCTTGCctgcagacaaagagaagaggaagagcgTAGAGATGACTGACCCTAAAAGGCTGTGATCGTTTCCTCTTTATCATATGCGGTATGGGTCTGTGGTTTCCCAGCCGCGACATAAAAATAATATCGGCAAAAAAACCTCTGACCTATTTAACATCAGTAAACATTAAGACAGTTTCTTTATCAGAGATCCTCGTCCAATCTCGTACAACCCTGAATTACCCTGAATGAGAAATGCTATGAATGATTCTCTCCCATTACCAGAAGCACTGAGATGGTACCCTTACCGATGCAGTCGCTGTCTGTAAAGCCAAAGATGCCTTTAACCTGATTGAATGTGACATGTTTCTGGATCTTCACCACGTTTCTGTAGAACGCAGGGCTCGATCTGTAGGCGTGAATACATACAGTCAGTCATGAAAGAAAAGGtcagaacagtcacagagccacAGTGTGTCTATGTAACGAATGCAAAGCGATGTTAAATGTCTTAAATGATTGCAATACATCTTGCCCTAAGCCTCTCTATGGTCAATGCACGTGTTCTACTCAGAGGCGCCATCTGGTGGCCAAAAAACATTGCTCTGTCCTGAGGTAAAATTGCACATCCTGCTATATATTCTGCAGAGGTCTAACGCACATGCTTAAAAACGAAACCAACGCTGTGACACCATTTGCTCTCAGACTAGGAGGCTCAGAATTAAACAGAGTTTGATCCTACATTGCTGGTGTACCCAGTGCACAAACTAACTTTATGCCTCATGAAACCACTTGGAGAGCACAAATGTTACACTGCATATGCAgtttcatcatttctttttcactaAAAGCATCACTGATTTCATGATCTCACCCTTTCTTAGAGtaatatacatgttttctctttacccCATGTAATCCaagtcagagaaaatgaatgtcttcTTGACATCAAAACCACAGGCGATGATGTCTTTGGCGTTCTCATGGGCAAAGTGATGGCTCTCTTCCAGTGTTATGTCCTTCCACAGGTACTTTTCATCGTCCGTCATCTGGATGACGAGTGGAATGTCAAACACGTCCTGCAGCCACCTGACcgaaacagaaacacaaggcTAAGTAGAGCGCAGGGCTTGGTCgaagctgtgtttgtctttggaaTACCTAGATTAACAAAAGGTTCATCAAAGGGTGTGACTGTGCATTTACCTTATAAGGCCATATCCGAATGCCTTTACTCAtaccaaaccaaaaccaaaagaGCCAACAGGTCACGGCTGGAGAATGAAACTAActaaataactaactaactaactaactaactaactaacctaGACGAGCCTTCTGACTCGgcctccagaaaaaaaagtgaccatGTGACGTATTTCATTTGTACGGTCGGAACAGTGCggtgcagtgcagtgctgtgctgtgtgaccGCGCGGTCAATACATCAGCCATCACGCACGACTCGGAGTATCGCGTTAAATAAAAGCAGAGCCGTACTTGGTGAAGATGAAAGGGATGAGATGTCCAACGTGCATGGCCTCTGAGGAGGGGCCGCGGCCCGTGTAGAGATAAAACGACTTCTTGTTCTCGTACGCGTCCAACACCTGGTGTATATCTCTGA
Proteins encoded in this region:
- the wars1 gene encoding tryptophan--tRNA ligase, cytoplasmic, with the translated sequence MTDCEGDASVDLSPMELYEKLTAQGDKVRILKTEKAAKADVDAAVELLLKLKVDYKKITGQDYKAGCPPEGNEASQDNGPDAGDNDEDQVDPWNVSTTSAKGVDYDKLIVRFGSSKIEKDVVDRIEKVTGQKAHRFLRRGIFFSHRDIHQVLDAYENKKSFYLYTGRGPSSEAMHVGHLIPFIFTKWLQDVFDIPLVIQMTDDEKYLWKDITLEESHHFAHENAKDIIACGFDVKKTFIFSDLDYMGSSPAFYRNVVKIQKHVTFNQVKGIFGFTDSDCIGKISFPAIQAAPSFSNSFPQIFNGRADVPCLIPCAIDQDPYFRMTRDVAPRIGYPKPALLHSTFFPALQGAQTKMSASDPNSSIFLTDTPKQIKSKVNKHAFSGGRDTVEEHRQYGGNPEVDVSFMYLTFFLEDDEQLEKIRKDYKSGALLTGDLKNILIETLQPMIAAHQERRKQVTDELVRQFMTPRKLDFGS
- the slc25a47b gene encoding solute carrier family 25 member 47-B isoform X1, which codes for MHLADFIAGSVGGAFGVAVGYPLDTVKVRIQTQTKFSGVLQCVRATCRTEGVSGFYKGMAMPLTTVSIGSSVLFGTYRNILHSLRQLRHKAPDSPSAKLDIFLAGLAGGVAQVSVMSPADIVKVRLQCQMESYQGSDPRATFKYRGAVHCLFTIAREEGILGLYKGAGALALRDGPSFATYFLVYNTVCDWLSPGKQGQAEWKVVLFAGGLSGMCGWCVGTPMDVIKARLQLDGVGRRRYRGFVHCVAESVRTEGPAVLFKGLGLNCVRAFPVNMSVFATYELVIRCLQTAS
- the slc25a47b gene encoding solute carrier family 25 member 47-B isoform X2, translated to MHLADFIAGSVGGAFGVAVGYPLDTVKVRIQTQTKFSGVLQCVRATCRTEGVSGFYKGMAMPLTTVSIGSSVLFGTYRNILHSLRQLRHKAPDSPSAKLDIFLAGLAGGVAQVLVMSPADIVKVRLQCQMESYQGSDPRATFKYRGAVHCLFTIAREEGILGLYKGAGALALRDGPSFATYFLVYNTVCDWLSPGKQGQAEWKVVLFAGGLSGMCGWCVGTPMDVIKARLQLDGVGRRRYRGFVHCVAESVRTEGPAVLFKGLGLNCVRAFPVNMSVFATYELVIRCLQTAS